One window of the Methanomassiliicoccaceae archaeon DOK genome contains the following:
- the rpl12p gene encoding 50S ribosomal protein P1: MEYIYSAMVLYSAGKDITEDAINAILTAAGVEADAAKIKALVASLEGVDIKEAIASAAISAAPAAAAAPAAAAAAADAPAAAADEPEEEAVSEEEAAAGLSALFG; this comes from the coding sequence ATGGAGTATATCTACAGCGCTATGGTGCTCTACTCTGCCGGCAAAGACATCACCGAGGACGCTATCAACGCTATCCTCACCGCCGCCGGAGTCGAGGCTGACGCAGCTAAGATCAAAGCACTGGTCGCTTCTCTCGAGGGAGTTGACATCAAGGAGGCCATCGCAAGCGCCGCTATCTCTGCCGCGCCTGCTGCCGCCGCAGCCCCCGCAGCCGCCGCAGCTGCCGCAGACGCCCCTGCCGCAGCCGCCGACGAGCCCGAAGAGGAAGCTGTCAGTGAGGAAGAGGCCGCTGCCGGTCTCTCCGCTCTGTTCGGATGA
- a CDS encoding fumarate hydratase, whose amino-acid sequence MTVIKLSEPVEDIVVNLLRLANTKLPADVGWALEAAAGWETGEVAYTQLGAIMENVKKAEHLGLPMCQDTGIPVFYVRGRFDSTIAKGIADGVARATRQIPLRPNTVDPITRENYGDNLGEGMPLIHYIPTDDDFTEITVLPKGAGSENMTRLVMLNPADGVEGIRRFVVDVVLDAGGRPCPPSIVGVGIGGTSDRCVEMAKEALLTPLDEENSDPTLRKMEEDLFVALNGSGLGPMGLGGATTVLGVRIRKCACHTASLPVAVNIGCWATRRASARITDHGVEYSQGVRL is encoded by the coding sequence ATGACCGTGATCAAGCTCTCCGAACCCGTCGAGGACATCGTAGTGAACCTCCTGCGCCTGGCGAACACCAAGCTCCCAGCCGACGTCGGCTGGGCCCTGGAGGCCGCCGCGGGATGGGAGACCGGCGAGGTCGCGTACACCCAGCTGGGAGCGATCATGGAGAACGTCAAGAAGGCGGAGCACCTCGGGCTCCCGATGTGCCAGGACACGGGGATCCCCGTGTTCTACGTCAGGGGGAGGTTCGACTCCACCATCGCGAAGGGCATCGCCGACGGGGTGGCGAGGGCGACGAGGCAGATCCCGCTCAGGCCGAACACCGTCGACCCGATCACCAGGGAGAACTACGGCGACAACCTCGGGGAGGGCATGCCCCTCATCCACTACATCCCGACCGACGACGACTTCACCGAGATCACCGTCCTGCCCAAGGGCGCCGGCTCGGAGAACATGACGCGCCTCGTCATGCTCAACCCCGCCGACGGGGTCGAGGGCATCAGGAGGTTCGTCGTCGATGTCGTCCTGGACGCCGGCGGCCGCCCCTGCCCGCCGTCCATAGTCGGCGTGGGCATCGGCGGCACCTCCGACAGGTGCGTGGAGATGGCCAAGGAGGCCCTCCTCACGCCTCTGGACGAGGAGAACTCCGACCCGACATTGAGGAAGATGGAGGAGGACCTCTTCGTAGCGCTCAACGGCTCCGGACTGGGGCCGATGGGCTTGGGCGGAGCGACCACCGTCCTCGGCGTGAGGATCAGGAAGTGCGCCTGTCACACCGCCAGCCTGCCCGTGGCAGTCAACATCGGCTGCTGGGCCACCCGCCGCGCCTCCGCGAGGATCACCGATCACGGCGTGGAGTACTCCCAGGGGGTGAGGCTTTGA
- a CDS encoding AAA domain-containing protein: MGLVGRRRVPLEGGLTLAVNFQDSEIQAAWNDVFSRDKYRIMISCIADNFPQKKSLMVDYADINTYNVDFAMYVLDNPDKCFEIARKTVMSLVPNISRPGENINVRIFNLPRDAKVDIRNLRADHLRRLIAVEGLARKVTTVKPRMTVALFRCARCGTEMWVDQPGMILKEPMMCSNPEGSCNKQATRFILDDKASVFIDTQKIEIQESPEGLRGGAQPERLTGYVEDDIAGEVTAGNRITLNGVLRSVEKSDRDKSTVFETFLDVISVEFEQHEYDEIQITEEDEKEILRMSKDPDLFDNIVKSISPSIYGLDSVKKAIALQLFGGCHKEMDDGTVMRGDMHILLMGDPGVAKSQLLRYMSMLAPRGIYASGKSASAAGLTAAAVRDDFGDGRWTLEAGALVLADKGLACIDELDKMTDQDRSSLHEAMESQRISVAKAGITATLQCRCSMLAAANPKYGRFEEDTPIADQIDLPPALMSRFDLIFVLTDKPEKRKDTAITEHILKAHQRGQVRMMPEGTHIDGVDPKRILENTDNIRPVYDVEILRKYVAYSKRMTPVMTEEAKSIIERSYLRIRAMGGDGSSVPITARQLEAFVRLSEASAKMCLSSVVTDVDANRAVDLVEDYLRRIAGSDDGGFDIDKIATGISSKDRNKMDVVREIMRDFGGDGLTEDEFVQHGESQGIPESEVRRALKQLHDAGEFYKAGNLYKRV; encoded by the coding sequence ATGGGTCTGGTGGGTCGACGACGAGTGCCGCTCGAAGGGGGTCTGACATTGGCGGTGAACTTCCAGGACAGCGAGATCCAGGCCGCCTGGAACGACGTGTTCTCCAGGGACAAGTACCGCATCATGATCTCGTGCATCGCGGACAACTTCCCCCAGAAGAAGAGCCTCATGGTGGACTACGCCGACATCAACACCTACAACGTGGACTTCGCCATGTACGTCCTCGACAACCCGGACAAGTGCTTCGAGATCGCCAGGAAGACCGTCATGTCCCTGGTGCCCAACATCAGCCGTCCGGGGGAGAACATCAACGTCAGGATATTCAACCTCCCGAGGGATGCGAAGGTGGACATCCGCAACCTGCGCGCCGACCACCTCAGGAGGCTCATCGCGGTGGAGGGCCTGGCCAGGAAGGTCACCACCGTCAAGCCCCGCATGACCGTGGCGCTTTTCAGGTGCGCCAGGTGCGGCACCGAGATGTGGGTGGACCAGCCCGGGATGATCCTCAAGGAGCCGATGATGTGCTCCAACCCCGAGGGCAGCTGCAACAAGCAGGCCACCCGCTTCATCCTGGACGACAAGGCGTCCGTCTTCATCGACACGCAGAAGATCGAGATCCAGGAGAGCCCCGAGGGGCTCAGGGGAGGCGCACAGCCGGAGAGGCTCACCGGATACGTGGAGGACGACATCGCCGGTGAGGTCACCGCGGGCAACAGGATCACCCTGAACGGGGTGCTCAGGTCCGTGGAGAAGTCCGACAGGGACAAGTCGACGGTGTTCGAGACCTTCCTCGACGTCATCTCCGTGGAGTTCGAGCAGCACGAGTACGACGAGATCCAGATCACCGAGGAGGACGAGAAGGAGATCCTCCGCATGTCCAAGGACCCGGACCTCTTCGACAACATCGTCAAGTCGATATCGCCGTCCATCTACGGGCTGGACTCCGTGAAGAAGGCCATCGCCCTGCAGCTGTTCGGCGGTTGCCACAAGGAGATGGACGACGGGACCGTGATGAGGGGCGACATGCACATCCTGCTGATGGGAGACCCCGGAGTCGCGAAGTCGCAGCTCCTGAGGTACATGAGCATGCTGGCGCCCAGAGGGATATACGCCTCCGGGAAGTCCGCGTCGGCGGCGGGACTGACCGCCGCGGCGGTGAGGGACGACTTCGGGGACGGCAGGTGGACCCTGGAGGCCGGGGCACTGGTCCTGGCGGACAAGGGTCTGGCCTGCATCGACGAGCTGGACAAGATGACGGACCAGGACAGGTCCTCGCTGCACGAGGCGATGGAGTCCCAGAGGATCTCCGTCGCCAAGGCTGGCATAACCGCCACGCTGCAGTGCAGGTGCTCGATGCTGGCCGCCGCGAACCCCAAGTACGGGAGGTTCGAGGAGGACACGCCCATCGCGGACCAGATCGACCTGCCCCCGGCGCTCATGTCCCGTTTCGATCTCATATTCGTGCTGACGGACAAGCCCGAGAAGAGGAAGGACACGGCGATCACCGAGCACATCCTCAAGGCACACCAGCGCGGGCAGGTCAGGATGATGCCCGAGGGGACGCACATAGACGGCGTGGACCCCAAGAGGATCCTGGAGAACACCGACAACATCCGCCCGGTCTACGACGTGGAGATCCTCAGGAAGTACGTGGCGTACTCCAAGAGGATGACCCCGGTCATGACCGAGGAGGCCAAGAGCATCATCGAGAGGAGCTACCTGAGGATCAGGGCCATGGGCGGGGACGGGAGCTCCGTACCGATCACGGCCAGGCAGCTGGAGGCGTTCGTGCGCCTGTCCGAGGCGTCGGCGAAGATGTGCCTGAGCTCCGTCGTGACCGACGTGGACGCCAACCGCGCCGTGGACCTGGTGGAGGACTACCTCAGGAGGATCGCCGGCTCCGACGACGGCGGGTTCGACATCGACAAGATCGCCACCGGAATCAGCTCCAAGGACAGGAACAAGATGGACGTGGTCAGGGAGATCATGAGGGACTTCGGCGGCGACGGCCTCACCGAGGACGAGTTCGTCCAGCACGGCGAGTCCCAGGGCATCCCCGAGTCCGAGGTCCGCAGGGCGCTCAAGCAGCTGCACGACGCCGGAGAGTTCTACAAGGCCGGAAACCTTTACAAGAGGGTGTGA
- a CDS encoding phosphopantothenate/pantothenate synthetase — protein sequence MDIPKSHPRYKSLMTRERLAEMVQAGLVTPTGLISHGRGEAYDYLMGERSTEAALEAERAAAAYLLNAENPVICVNGNAAALDPEGIIALAKQVPAKIEVNLFHRTPERMEGLISYLESKGAEGVLGRDPDSRIQGLEHDRALCTSEGIYGSDVILVPIEDGDRAEALVAMGKKVISIDLNPLSRTSKAATVPVCDEISRAIENISRFVEELRGDRETIIKTLDDFSNQENRRRTVERICRFLMDGLDGGDD from the coding sequence GTGGACATTCCTAAGAGTCATCCAAGATACAAATCGCTCATGACCAGGGAGCGTCTGGCCGAGATGGTCCAGGCGGGCCTGGTCACCCCGACCGGCCTGATCTCCCACGGCAGGGGCGAGGCCTACGACTACCTGATGGGGGAGAGGAGCACCGAGGCGGCGCTGGAGGCCGAGAGGGCCGCTGCCGCATATCTCCTGAACGCCGAGAACCCGGTCATCTGCGTCAACGGCAACGCCGCCGCACTGGACCCGGAGGGCATAATCGCACTGGCGAAGCAGGTCCCGGCGAAGATCGAGGTCAACCTGTTCCACCGCACACCCGAGCGCATGGAGGGCCTGATATCCTACCTGGAGTCCAAGGGCGCCGAGGGCGTCCTCGGCAGGGACCCCGACAGCAGGATCCAGGGTCTGGAGCACGACCGCGCCCTGTGCACCTCCGAGGGCATCTACGGTAGCGACGTCATCCTGGTCCCGATCGAGGACGGGGACCGCGCCGAGGCCCTGGTCGCCATGGGGAAGAAGGTCATCTCCATAGACCTCAACCCGCTCTCGCGCACATCCAAGGCCGCGACAGTGCCCGTATGCGACGAGATCTCCCGCGCCATAGAGAACATCTCGCGCTTCGTGGAGGAGCTCCGCGGGGACCGTGAAACAATAATTAAGACGTTGGACGACTTCTCCAACCAGGAGAACCGCCGCCGCACCGTCGAGAGGATCTGCAGGTTCCTGATGGACGGGCTGGACGGAGGAGATGATTGA
- a CDS encoding TrmJ/YjtD family RNA methyltransferase — protein sequence MPDIRIVVVGPKYEGNVGAIARSMANFDVSELYLVNPCELGDDAYRRAKHGSGLLDDVHIVDTLEEALEGVFLVVGTSGVTTKGDRNYTRIPVPVREFAEHCRGYPEKIAILFGREDIGLLQDELNLCDVLITIPAGEEYPILNLSHAANIVMYEFFQAEHTPRRSEPADRHEKELMFEFFGDLMDGIEYPPNRREMTTVMFRRMMGRALPTKYEYNTIMGVFGDAAKIVRYGKPWEKKGQSP from the coding sequence ATGCCTGACATCCGCATCGTCGTCGTCGGTCCGAAATACGAGGGTAACGTGGGCGCCATCGCCCGTTCGATGGCCAACTTCGACGTCAGCGAGCTCTACCTGGTCAACCCCTGCGAGCTCGGTGACGACGCCTACCGCAGAGCCAAGCACGGCTCCGGGCTCCTTGACGACGTCCACATCGTCGACACGCTGGAGGAGGCGCTGGAAGGCGTCTTCCTGGTGGTCGGGACCAGCGGCGTGACGACCAAGGGCGACAGGAACTACACCCGCATACCCGTGCCCGTGCGCGAGTTCGCCGAGCACTGCCGCGGATACCCCGAGAAGATCGCGATCCTGTTCGGACGCGAGGACATCGGGCTCCTGCAGGACGAGCTGAACCTGTGCGACGTCCTCATCACGATCCCCGCCGGCGAGGAGTACCCAATCCTCAACCTGTCCCACGCGGCCAACATAGTGATGTACGAGTTCTTCCAGGCCGAGCACACGCCCAGGAGGTCGGAGCCGGCGGACAGGCACGAGAAGGAGCTGATGTTCGAGTTCTTCGGCGACCTCATGGACGGCATCGAGTACCCGCCGAACAGGAGGGAGATGACCACCGTCATGTTCAGGCGCATGATGGGGCGCGCGCTCCCGACCAAGTACGAGTACAACACGATCATGGGGGTCTTCGGCGACGCGGCCAAGATCGTGAGGTACGGCAAGCCCTGGGAGAAGAAGGGTCAGAGCCCGTGA
- a CDS encoding DUF424 family protein, with translation MFVRIHTHGNEVILAACDEDLIGRTFEGGGARLRVSETFYRGESIPAEAFIERMKSVTIMNLVGEEVVSIAIAEGKVSPDNVMEIGGVKHAQVVLL, from the coding sequence ATGTTCGTAAGGATACACACGCACGGGAACGAGGTCATCCTCGCGGCATGCGACGAGGACCTCATCGGAAGGACCTTCGAGGGCGGGGGCGCCAGGCTGAGGGTCAGCGAGACGTTCTACAGGGGGGAGTCGATTCCCGCCGAGGCGTTCATCGAGAGGATGAAGTCGGTCACCATCATGAACCTGGTCGGAGAGGAGGTCGTGTCCATCGCCATAGCGGAGGGCAAGGTGTCGCCGGACAACGTCATGGAGATCGGCGGCGTGAAGCACGCCCAGGTGGTGCTGCTGTGA
- a CDS encoding adenosylhomocysteinase — translation MDELVKKGSLRLHWVETHMPVLMDIRRRFIDEQPLAGLKIGMALHTEAKTGMLAVTLADAGAKIRLASCNPLSTDDSVAAALREEYGLDVYAKKWESSQEYYNNLNTVLNMAPDFLIDDGADLIAMAHTSRKDILPNIKAANEETTTGVVRLRAMAKDKALKFPVLDVNDAKMKFLFDNRYGTGQSAFDGWMNATNLIVAGKRLVVAGYGWCGKGVAMRAKGLGASVIVTEVDPVKAIEAKMDGYEVMRMIDAVKVADIIITVTGCKDIITADHLAVMKDGCIMGNVGHFDNEINKNALDEMSDSKVRVRDFIDEYRMKDGRSLYLIAEGRLMNLAAGQGHPAEIMDMSFATQALGIVHMTRNYDRMDNEVYAVPAEIDMQIATLKLKSMGVTIDTLTDEQVKYVTGWEEGT, via the coding sequence ATGGACGAACTTGTCAAGAAAGGGTCCCTGAGGCTGCACTGGGTCGAGACCCACATGCCCGTCCTCATGGACATCCGCAGGCGCTTCATCGACGAGCAGCCCCTCGCCGGGCTGAAGATCGGCATGGCCCTGCACACCGAGGCGAAGACCGGGATGCTGGCGGTCACACTTGCCGACGCCGGCGCCAAGATCCGCCTCGCGAGCTGCAACCCCCTCTCCACCGACGACTCCGTCGCCGCAGCGCTAAGGGAGGAGTACGGGCTCGACGTGTACGCGAAGAAATGGGAGTCATCCCAGGAATACTACAACAACCTCAACACCGTCCTGAACATGGCGCCTGACTTCCTCATCGACGACGGGGCCGACCTCATCGCCATGGCGCACACGTCCAGGAAGGACATCCTGCCCAACATCAAGGCCGCCAACGAGGAGACGACCACCGGTGTCGTCAGGCTCAGGGCCATGGCCAAGGACAAGGCGCTGAAGTTCCCCGTCCTGGACGTCAACGACGCCAAGATGAAGTTCCTGTTCGACAACAGGTACGGGACCGGCCAGTCCGCCTTCGACGGCTGGATGAACGCCACCAACCTGATCGTCGCCGGGAAGAGGCTCGTGGTCGCAGGCTACGGTTGGTGCGGGAAGGGCGTCGCCATGAGGGCCAAGGGTCTGGGCGCGTCCGTCATCGTGACGGAGGTAGACCCCGTCAAGGCCATCGAGGCCAAGATGGACGGGTACGAGGTCATGAGGATGATCGACGCCGTGAAGGTCGCGGACATCATCATCACAGTCACTGGATGCAAGGACATCATCACCGCCGACCATCTGGCCGTGATGAAGGACGGATGCATCATGGGCAACGTCGGTCACTTCGACAACGAGATCAACAAGAACGCCCTGGACGAGATGTCGGACTCCAAGGTCAGGGTCCGCGACTTCATCGACGAGTACAGGATGAAGGACGGCAGGTCCCTGTATCTCATCGCGGAGGGCAGGCTGATGAACCTGGCCGCCGGTCAGGGGCACCCCGCGGAGATCATGGACATGAGCTTCGCCACCCAGGCGCTGGGAATCGTCCACATGACCCGCAACTACGACAGGATGGACAACGAGGTCTACGCCGTCCCGGCGGAGATCGACATGCAGATCGCCACCCTCAAGCTGAAGTCCATGGGCGTCACCATCGACACCCTGACGGACGAGCAGGTAAAGTACGTCACCGGCTGGGAGGAAGGCACCTGA
- a CDS encoding carbohydrate kinase: MSDPFLSVYGHVTVDQILSIDRFLDPGITADALSKKTTLGGTGPNIAVSAARLGCPTALCAFVGPDFPAKYMEFMESSGLIMDEVVTLDGEETSTCVIINDRDLVTRVFFYQGPQGHADRTGVRLDRMARASANVHFCTGQPSYYISLMEDLRGGRRIALDPAQEVHRVWNADLVGQALPLSDALFCNDLEAATICRYLQLDDVMEVDLPLVVRTEGDKGSTAKVGDEVMHIPAVKADRVVDVTGAGDNYRAGFYAATYRGVDVPEALVIASAVSSFAVEEVGALNNIPTWDAVLERAEPYLGMIS; the protein is encoded by the coding sequence CTGAGCGACCCCTTTCTGTCGGTCTACGGCCACGTGACCGTCGACCAGATCCTGTCCATCGACAGGTTCCTGGACCCGGGGATCACCGCCGACGCGCTGTCCAAGAAGACGACGCTCGGCGGCACCGGCCCCAACATCGCCGTCTCGGCGGCGAGGCTGGGGTGCCCCACTGCGCTCTGCGCTTTCGTGGGCCCGGACTTCCCCGCCAAGTACATGGAGTTCATGGAGTCCTCGGGGCTCATCATGGACGAGGTCGTCACCCTCGACGGCGAGGAGACCTCGACCTGCGTCATCATCAACGACCGCGACCTGGTCACCAGGGTCTTCTTCTACCAGGGACCCCAGGGCCACGCGGACAGGACCGGCGTGAGGCTGGACCGGATGGCCAGGGCCTCCGCCAACGTGCACTTCTGCACGGGCCAGCCCTCCTACTACATCTCCCTGATGGAGGATCTGAGGGGCGGCAGGAGGATCGCCCTGGATCCGGCGCAGGAGGTCCACCGCGTGTGGAACGCGGATCTCGTGGGGCAGGCGCTCCCTCTGTCGGACGCGCTCTTCTGCAACGACCTCGAGGCGGCGACGATCTGCAGGTACCTTCAGCTCGACGACGTCATGGAGGTCGACCTGCCGCTGGTCGTCCGCACCGAGGGGGACAAGGGCAGCACGGCCAAGGTCGGCGACGAGGTCATGCACATACCGGCCGTGAAGGCGGACAGGGTCGTTGACGTCACCGGCGCCGGCGACAACTACCGTGCGGGCTTCTACGCTGCGACCTACAGGGGCGTGGACGTGCCCGAGGCGCTGGTCATCGCATCGGCGGTCTCGTCCTTCGCGGTCGAGGAGGTCGGGGCCCTCAACAACATCCCGACTTGGGACGCCGTCCTGGAGAGGGCCGAGCCCTATCTCGGGATGATCTCATGA
- a CDS encoding DUF367 family protein, translating into MIPVIIYDKCQCDPKKCTAKRMLKFGLGREAKTLGAIPSGSIVLSPFSDRALSPADIGHAHKGLVVMDLTWTNIDEFPRLRRVEERALPYLLASNPINWGRPMELNSAEAVMAALIILGQREQAETFMGRFNWAPEFMRLNGAMLDDYSKAKDSTEVVRIQNEYIESVTGGNSGSDDSSDRESRQSSSS; encoded by the coding sequence ATGATCCCGGTCATCATCTACGACAAGTGCCAGTGCGACCCGAAGAAGTGCACCGCCAAGCGGATGCTGAAGTTCGGTCTCGGCAGGGAGGCCAAGACCCTGGGCGCGATCCCGTCCGGGTCCATCGTCCTCTCCCCCTTCTCGGACAGGGCTCTGTCGCCGGCCGACATCGGCCACGCGCACAAGGGTTTGGTCGTGATGGACCTGACCTGGACCAACATCGACGAGTTCCCAAGGCTCAGGAGGGTGGAGGAGAGGGCGCTGCCCTACCTCCTGGCGTCGAACCCCATCAACTGGGGCAGGCCGATGGAGCTGAACAGCGCCGAGGCCGTCATGGCCGCCCTGATCATCCTCGGTCAGAGGGAGCAGGCCGAGACGTTCATGGGCAGGTTCAACTGGGCTCCGGAGTTCATGAGGCTCAACGGCGCGATGCTCGACGACTACTCGAAGGCGAAGGACAGCACCGAGGTCGTCAGGATCCAGAACGAGTACATCGAGTCCGTGACCGGCGGGAACAGCGGATCGGACGACAGTAGCGATCGAGAATCGCGTCAGAGCAGCAGTTCTTGA
- a CDS encoding 4Fe-4S dicluster domain-containing protein: MVTVNASECVACGACVDVCPEGAITCEDIAVIDAGKCIDCGACIDECPSSAITE, translated from the coding sequence ATGGTTACAGTCAACGCTTCCGAGTGTGTCGCATGCGGTGCATGCGTGGACGTCTGCCCCGAGGGCGCTATCACCTGCGAGGACATCGCGGTCATCGATGCCGGCAAATGCATCGACTGCGGCGCCTGCATCGACGAGTGCCCCTCCAGCGCCATCACCGAGTGA
- a CDS encoding DNA primase codes for MDTGRAAKFPFLKESAEFAEQNNADLEALITSPSFEPARERGVARVMDALENSEVTYKPLMNDYDRLIEVMSYPYARMIVSMVGDRFLTKRYALAEAVRMNKILTGEDRETLLVVSEELGVTSTVDADGIIRMGFPDYLRLANRLKSVDWKLINCDIHSGLVYLPQEKFSRLMQNALQDKIESELPLMTPEEYRRYLRGAVDKVSMALEEAKARYSPTGGEGMKNEFLPPCLVHILDMSRRGMNLPHSARFALVTFLHALGLDYDGIIRVFSESPDFNEEIAGYQIKHITGELSGTEGYSPPECKTMKTNGLCHNPDTLCQQEWMNHPLSYYRVKMRDAEKRSGQAAQQQAQPQGQSGNRPKNDQ; via the coding sequence ATGGACACAGGACGCGCGGCCAAGTTCCCGTTTCTGAAGGAGTCCGCAGAGTTCGCGGAGCAGAACAACGCAGACCTGGAGGCCCTGATAACGTCGCCGTCCTTCGAGCCCGCCCGCGAGCGCGGTGTCGCCAGGGTGATGGACGCCCTGGAGAACTCAGAGGTTACCTACAAGCCCCTGATGAACGACTACGACAGGCTCATCGAGGTCATGTCCTACCCGTACGCCAGGATGATCGTGTCGATGGTCGGGGACCGCTTCCTGACCAAGAGGTACGCCCTGGCGGAGGCCGTCAGGATGAACAAGATCCTCACGGGGGAGGACAGGGAGACCCTCCTGGTGGTCTCGGAGGAGCTCGGCGTGACATCGACGGTGGACGCGGACGGCATCATCCGCATGGGGTTCCCCGACTACCTCAGGCTGGCCAACAGGCTCAAGAGCGTCGACTGGAAGCTGATCAACTGCGACATCCACTCCGGCCTGGTGTACCTTCCGCAGGAGAAGTTCAGCCGTCTGATGCAGAACGCCCTGCAGGACAAGATCGAGTCGGAGCTCCCGCTGATGACCCCCGAGGAGTACAGGAGGTATCTCCGCGGCGCGGTCGACAAGGTGTCCATGGCCCTCGAGGAGGCCAAGGCCAGGTACAGCCCCACGGGGGGCGAGGGGATGAAGAACGAGTTCCTCCCGCCGTGCCTAGTGCACATCCTGGACATGTCCAGACGCGGCATGAACCTGCCCCACAGCGCCAGGTTCGCCCTGGTCACGTTCCTGCACGCCCTCGGCCTCGACTACGACGGGATCATCAGGGTTTTCTCCGAGTCCCCGGACTTCAACGAGGAGATCGCCGGATACCAGATCAAGCACATCACCGGGGAGCTCAGCGGGACGGAGGGGTACAGCCCGCCGGAGTGCAAGACCATGAAGACGAACGGCCTCTGCCACAACCCGGACACTCTGTGCCAGCAGGAGTGGATGAACCATCCCCTCTCGTACTACAGGGTCAAGATGCGCGACGCCGAGAAGAGGAGCGGGCAGGCCGCCCAGCAGCAGGCGCAGCCACAGGGGCAGTCCGGAAACCGGCCGAAAAACGACCAATGA
- a CDS encoding CDP-alcohol phosphatidyltransferase family protein, with product MVLDGQRARVDFALTPVARKLINVNPNTISWIGLILALVCGAIFYFSGYEGYDWLLIVGAVMVIVSGYFDALDGKVAKLSGKAGPKGDYLDHVFDRYADVFMIGGIAFCATWCNPYLGMLALVGVLLTSYMGTQAQAIGAPRLYAGLLGRADRVVLSTLFPIIQYVMIQVGYGSFQVGGIDICWMEIMMLWFAVVGNATAIQRAIITWRNLGKMYPESDEGKED from the coding sequence ATGGTTCTAGACGGACAGAGAGCGAGGGTCGATTTCGCGCTGACCCCGGTCGCGAGAAAGCTGATAAACGTGAATCCCAACACGATCTCCTGGATCGGGCTGATCCTGGCGCTTGTGTGCGGTGCGATCTTCTACTTCAGCGGCTACGAAGGATACGACTGGCTCCTGATAGTCGGGGCCGTGATGGTCATCGTGTCGGGCTACTTCGACGCCCTCGACGGGAAGGTGGCCAAGCTGTCCGGCAAGGCGGGCCCCAAGGGCGACTACCTGGACCACGTCTTCGACAGGTACGCCGACGTCTTCATGATCGGCGGGATCGCGTTCTGCGCCACCTGGTGCAACCCGTACCTCGGCATGCTCGCCCTCGTCGGTGTCTTGCTCACTTCCTACATGGGCACACAGGCCCAGGCCATCGGCGCCCCGCGCCTCTACGCCGGGCTCCTCGGGAGGGCCGACAGGGTCGTCCTGTCCACGCTGTTCCCAATCATCCAGTACGTCATGATCCAGGTCGGCTACGGGTCGTTCCAGGTCGGCGGTATCGACATCTGCTGGATGGAGATCATGATGCTGTGGTTCGCCGTCGTCGGCAACGCCACCGCCATCCAGAGGGCGATCATCACCTGGAGGAACCTGGGCAAGATGTACCCCGAATCCGACGAGGGGAAGGAGGACTGA
- a CDS encoding AAA family ATPase — translation MTLYALTGTPGTGKSSVSEELRTRGYDVVDGKRFIIEHGLMGELDEERDTHEVDLDLLNDALEPFRASEGLVILDSHLSHFMDSHGIIVLRCAPDVLAGRLEARGYGPEKVRENVQAEVLDVILCEATESDIPVYEVDCTSCTVSESADAVEKIVKGDGADYLPGKTDWSGEMDRWF, via the coding sequence ATGACGCTCTACGCGCTGACCGGCACACCCGGCACAGGGAAGTCCTCCGTGTCGGAGGAGCTCCGCACCCGCGGATACGACGTCGTCGACGGGAAGCGCTTCATAATCGAGCACGGCCTGATGGGCGAGCTGGACGAGGAGAGGGACACCCACGAGGTGGATCTGGACCTCCTGAACGACGCGCTGGAGCCCTTCAGGGCCTCGGAGGGGCTGGTCATACTGGACAGCCACCTGTCGCACTTCATGGACTCCCATGGGATAATCGTCCTCCGCTGCGCGCCGGACGTCCTCGCCGGACGTCTGGAAGCCAGGGGCTACGGCCCGGAGAAGGTGAGGGAGAACGTGCAGGCTGAGGTCCTGGACGTGATTCTCTGCGAGGCCACGGAATCCGACATCCCGGTGTACGAGGTGGACTGCACATCGTGCACCGTGTCCGAGTCCGCGGACGCCGTGGAGAAAATCGTAAAAGGGGATGGTGCGGATTACCTCCCCGGAAAGACCGACTGGTCAGGGGAGATGGACAGATGGTTCTAG